In the genome of Nocardioides marmoribigeumensis, one region contains:
- a CDS encoding DUF3180 domain-containing protein, whose amino-acid sequence MSREPAPRPEAPEPPDPASPDPGRLGPTSAGPLVVLGLVGLVGGWAVRPVSVALGDPAPRVSWLPPLALLLVAGILGYAAWVTHRVFQRPSQMGRPVPRLLPHQAVNRLVLAKSCALVGALVGGGYVGYALTWVGTSAELGGERIVHSAVAGVAGALIVVASLLLERACRVRKDDDAS is encoded by the coding sequence GTGAGCCGCGAGCCGGCGCCCCGCCCCGAGGCGCCAGAGCCCCCCGACCCCGCCTCTCCCGACCCCGGTCGCCTGGGTCCGACCTCCGCCGGCCCCCTGGTGGTCCTCGGGCTCGTCGGGCTGGTCGGGGGCTGGGCCGTGCGGCCGGTCTCCGTCGCGCTCGGCGACCCGGCCCCCCGGGTCAGCTGGCTCCCGCCCCTGGCGCTCCTGCTGGTCGCGGGGATCCTGGGCTATGCCGCGTGGGTGACCCACCGGGTCTTCCAGCGACCCTCCCAGATGGGCCGTCCGGTCCCACGGCTGCTGCCCCACCAGGCGGTCAACCGCCTGGTGCTGGCCAAGTCGTGCGCCCTGGTCGGGGCGCTGGTGGGTGGCGGCTACGTCGGCTACGCCCTGACCTGGGTGGGCACGTCTGCCGAGCTCGGCGGCGAACGCATCGTCCACAGCGCCGTCGCGGGCGTGGCCGGAGCCCTCATCGTGGTCGCGTCCCTGCTGCTCGAGCGCGCCTGCCGGGTCCGCAAGGACGACGACGCGTCCTAG
- the folK gene encoding 2-amino-4-hydroxy-6-hydroxymethyldihydropteridine diphosphokinase: MTETPNPHIVDADTITGEMRPIRRCVVALGSNMGERLQKLQGAVAALADTPGVFVTAVSSVYETEPVDAPAGSESFFNAVVLLDSTLPAHLLLDRALAIESAFGRERNGERNAPRPLDVDLIVVGKRKAHEEDLTLPHPRAHERAFVLVPWHEVEPDAEIPGQGPIADLLEKTGHGGVERREDLELHV; this comes from the coding sequence ATGACTGAGACTCCCAACCCGCACATCGTCGATGCCGACACGATCACCGGCGAGATGCGGCCGATCCGCCGGTGCGTGGTCGCCCTGGGCAGCAACATGGGCGAGCGCCTGCAGAAGCTCCAGGGTGCCGTCGCCGCGCTGGCCGACACCCCCGGGGTCTTCGTGACCGCGGTGTCCTCGGTCTACGAGACCGAGCCGGTCGACGCCCCGGCGGGGTCCGAGTCGTTCTTCAATGCCGTGGTCCTCCTGGACTCGACCCTCCCGGCCCACCTCCTGCTCGACCGGGCGCTGGCGATCGAGTCCGCCTTCGGCCGCGAGCGCAACGGCGAGCGCAACGCCCCCCGTCCGCTGGACGTCGACCTCATCGTGGTCGGCAAGCGCAAGGCCCACGAGGAGGACCTGACGCTCCCGCACCCGCGCGCCCACGAGCGCGCCTTCGTCCTGGTGCCGTGGCACGAGGTCGAGCCCGACGCCGAGATCCCGGGCCAGGGCCCGATCGCCGATCTCCTGGAGAAGACCGGACACGGCGGCGTCGAGCGCCGCGAGGACCTCGAGCTGCACGTCTGA
- a CDS encoding sulfotransferase family protein produces the protein MSDQAVPDREPGRQALVLVSGSGRSGTSTVAGTLKKLGLAVPQPEIAPDETNPRGYFEPAWVVDFQKRTLADAEVKTNDARPDAASLVHPALVERRDELERWLRGQLDSDLAGRDVVVKDPRSFWLMPLWREVVDSVGLRLSSLTMLRHPAEVAGSRELHYLKGADEELRRAREVGNVAGWLNAVLIQEDLTRDMSRTFVPYADLISDWRAAASRIATQLQLPYDVPAPSQHHEVDDFIDANLRRSQRQWSDLDVPVALVDLAETTWQAMNALVSDPADAAALRDIDAAREGYAELHRQAAAIVQDDTAARVRQARRETRRKLNQKHRAQLAELGRGPGDTAHTARRAVRKALGRLRGPGG, from the coding sequence ATGTCCGATCAAGCAGTGCCCGACCGCGAGCCCGGCCGGCAGGCTCTCGTGCTCGTCTCGGGCTCGGGACGCAGCGGCACCAGCACGGTGGCCGGGACGCTGAAGAAGCTCGGCCTGGCCGTCCCGCAGCCGGAGATCGCCCCCGACGAGACCAACCCGCGCGGCTACTTCGAGCCGGCCTGGGTGGTCGACTTCCAGAAGCGCACTCTCGCCGACGCCGAGGTCAAGACCAACGACGCGCGACCCGACGCCGCGTCGCTGGTGCACCCGGCGCTGGTCGAGCGCCGCGACGAGCTCGAGCGCTGGCTCCGGGGCCAGCTGGACTCCGACCTGGCGGGTCGCGACGTCGTGGTCAAGGACCCCCGGTCGTTCTGGCTCATGCCGCTGTGGCGCGAGGTCGTCGACTCGGTGGGGCTCCGGCTGAGCTCGCTGACCATGCTCCGCCACCCTGCGGAGGTGGCCGGCTCCCGCGAGCTGCACTACCTCAAGGGCGCCGACGAGGAGCTCCGCCGGGCGCGCGAGGTCGGCAACGTCGCCGGGTGGCTCAACGCGGTGCTGATCCAGGAGGACCTGACCCGCGACATGTCCCGCACCTTCGTGCCCTACGCCGACCTGATCAGCGACTGGCGCGCGGCGGCCTCGCGCATCGCGACCCAGCTCCAGCTGCCCTACGACGTGCCGGCCCCCTCCCAGCACCACGAGGTCGACGACTTCATCGACGCCAACCTGCGCCGCTCGCAGCGCCAGTGGTCCGACCTCGACGTGCCCGTCGCGCTCGTCGACCTGGCCGAGACGACGTGGCAGGCCATGAACGCCCTCGTCTCCGACCCCGCCGACGCAGCAGCGCTGCGCGACATCGACGCCGCGCGCGAGGGCTACGCCGAGCTGCACCGCCAGGCCGCCGCGATCGTGCAGGACGACACCGCCGCCCGGGTGCGGCAGGCGCGCCGCGAGACCAGGCGCAAGCTCAACCAGAAGCACCGCGCCCAGCTCGCCGAGCTCGGGCGGGGGCCCGGCGACACCGCCCACACCGCGCGCCGGGCGGTCCGCAAGGCGCTGGGCCGGTTGCGCGGGCCGGGCGGCTGA
- a CDS encoding glycosyltransferase produces MPRDLIGAVRRRAALRTRLREQQERWHTTRKSSRYARRRQRPVETGTVFYESFFGNGMLDNPEAIFRHLLTRTDLPRLRHVWALDDLSRHQEVQAEFAGRDDVSFVRVDSLAYWETLAKAQYVITNQTLPQLYAKRDGQVYLNTWHGVPIKHMGRDMAGVGRSHSRNVVRNFLNADYLVSTSPYMTDTMYRHAYRLQGIYRGTVLEMGQPRMDLLTAAVSDPAGTRATLEAAGLRIGDRKVVLFAPTWRGKDFGHPEDDSADLLATVARLQEAADDLGHVVLLKVHQAAYELVRGSLPPGSEHVLVPNDLATNTVLGATDLLVSDYSSIVIDFLVTGRPVVHYVPDLEDYSDQRGLYLTQDELPGPVVADHDGLVAAVTEAIAAGPTSPRSQQAAARFSGPADGRVSARIVDVVFGGASADAGADYVLKRDFVDPAKERLLIHCGSMKSMGITTSALNLLRNLDYDKYDVTVFWPHIPGRDRAKNIAVVDDRARPLPRALTYIGTRRQVRQETDVAMQRGAANRLNPGHDQFWRTEWQRVFGDARFDHLIDFSGYGCYSPFVFSATEATHRSIWLHSEMVADLDRVIEKHEVDRLSPVFTTYRFFDHLVSVSPQLRDINRLALAAYAPPEKFHYALNTIDGDHILELSTHAFWGDAVFGPPGSSTSGSAVDDDEAAAAAEEAEQREEEQDDPEMGETPTTVQELESAENREGGVPSPEDQPGLPGAGDRPHRLRPVREPGTTLFITVGRLSLEKNHVRLVDAFARVHADHPDTRLWIVGGGKLEGTVRERITHHGLDRVVHMTGQVANPYKFMAKADCFVLSSDYEGQPVVILEARVLGLPVISTAFASVGDSIPDGAGLVVPQSVDGVADGMERFLAGEVHAKVLDHHDYNRRAIEQFERAIHGRHGHDDDED; encoded by the coding sequence GTGCCCCGTGACCTCATCGGTGCGGTGCGCCGCCGCGCCGCGCTGCGCACCCGCCTCCGCGAGCAGCAGGAGCGGTGGCACACCACCCGCAAGTCCTCCCGCTACGCCAGGCGCCGCCAGCGGCCGGTCGAGACCGGCACGGTCTTCTACGAGTCGTTCTTCGGCAACGGCATGCTGGACAACCCGGAGGCGATCTTCCGCCACCTCCTGACCCGCACCGACCTGCCTCGCCTCCGGCACGTGTGGGCCCTGGACGACCTCTCCCGCCACCAGGAGGTCCAGGCCGAGTTCGCCGGGCGCGACGACGTCAGCTTCGTGCGCGTCGACTCGCTGGCCTACTGGGAGACGCTCGCCAAGGCGCAGTACGTCATCACCAACCAGACGCTGCCGCAGCTCTACGCCAAGCGCGACGGGCAGGTCTACCTCAACACCTGGCACGGCGTCCCGATCAAGCACATGGGTCGCGACATGGCCGGGGTCGGCCGCTCGCACTCCCGCAACGTGGTGCGCAACTTCCTCAACGCCGACTACCTCGTGTCCACCTCGCCCTACATGACCGACACGATGTACCGCCACGCCTATCGCCTGCAGGGCATCTACCGCGGCACGGTGCTCGAGATGGGCCAGCCGCGGATGGACCTGCTCACCGCAGCCGTCTCCGACCCGGCGGGGACGCGAGCGACCCTGGAGGCCGCGGGCCTGCGGATCGGTGACCGCAAGGTCGTGCTCTTCGCGCCCACGTGGCGCGGCAAGGACTTCGGGCACCCCGAGGACGACTCCGCGGACCTCCTGGCCACGGTGGCCAGGCTGCAGGAGGCGGCCGACGACCTCGGCCACGTCGTGCTGCTCAAGGTCCACCAGGCGGCCTACGAGCTCGTGCGCGGGTCGCTGCCGCCGGGGTCGGAGCACGTCCTGGTGCCCAACGACCTGGCCACCAACACCGTGCTGGGCGCGACCGACCTCCTGGTCAGCGACTACTCCAGCATCGTCATCGACTTCCTGGTGACCGGTCGTCCGGTCGTGCACTACGTCCCCGACCTCGAGGACTACTCCGACCAGCGGGGCCTCTACCTCACCCAGGACGAGCTCCCGGGCCCGGTGGTCGCCGACCACGACGGGCTCGTCGCCGCGGTGACCGAGGCCATCGCGGCCGGCCCGACCTCACCGCGGTCCCAGCAGGCCGCGGCCCGCTTCAGCGGTCCGGCGGACGGCAGGGTGAGCGCACGCATCGTGGACGTGGTCTTCGGCGGGGCGTCCGCCGACGCCGGCGCCGACTACGTCCTCAAGCGGGACTTCGTCGACCCTGCCAAGGAGAGGCTGCTGATCCACTGCGGCAGCATGAAGTCGATGGGCATCACGACCTCGGCCCTCAACCTGCTGCGCAACCTCGACTACGACAAGTACGACGTCACCGTCTTCTGGCCGCACATCCCCGGACGCGACCGCGCCAAGAACATCGCCGTGGTCGACGACCGGGCCCGCCCGCTGCCGAGGGCCCTGACCTACATCGGCACCCGGCGACAGGTGCGGCAGGAGACCGACGTCGCCATGCAGCGCGGCGCCGCCAACCGGCTCAACCCCGGGCACGACCAGTTCTGGCGGACCGAGTGGCAGCGGGTCTTCGGCGACGCCCGCTTCGACCACCTCATCGACTTCAGCGGCTACGGCTGCTACTCCCCCTTCGTCTTCTCGGCGACCGAGGCCACGCACCGCTCGATCTGGCTGCACAGCGAGATGGTGGCCGACCTCGACCGCGTGATCGAGAAGCACGAGGTCGACCGGCTGAGCCCGGTCTTCACGACCTACCGCTTCTTCGACCACCTGGTCTCGGTCTCGCCCCAGCTGCGCGACATCAACCGGCTCGCGCTGGCGGCGTACGCCCCTCCGGAGAAGTTCCACTACGCGCTCAACACCATCGACGGCGACCACATCCTGGAGCTCTCCACCCATGCGTTCTGGGGCGACGCGGTCTTCGGCCCGCCCGGGAGCTCCACCAGCGGCTCGGCGGTCGACGACGACGAGGCAGCAGCCGCTGCCGAGGAGGCGGAGCAGCGCGAGGAGGAGCAGGACGACCCCGAGATGGGCGAGACGCCCACCACGGTGCAGGAGCTGGAGTCCGCGGAGAACCGCGAGGGCGGCGTGCCCTCACCCGAGGACCAGCCCGGCCTGCCGGGGGCGGGCGACCGGCCGCACCGCCTGCGTCCGGTCCGTGAGCCCGGCACCACCCTGTTCATCACCGTGGGCCGGCTGTCGCTGGAGAAGAACCACGTCCGGCTCGTCGACGCCTTCGCGCGTGTGCACGCCGACCACCCCGACACCCGGCTGTGGATCGTCGGAGGCGGCAAGCTGGAGGGCACGGTGCGCGAGCGCATCACCCACCACGGCCTCGACCGCGTCGTCCACATGACCGGCCAGGTGGCCAACCCCTACAAGTTCATGGCCAAGGCCGACTGCTTCGTGCTGTCCAGCGACTACGAGGGCCAGCCCGTCGTGATCCTCGAGGCGCGGGTGCTGGGGCTGCCGGTCATCAGCACGGCGTTCGCCTCCGTCGGCGACTCCATCCCCGACGGAGCCGGGCTGGTGGTCCCGCAGTCCGTCGACGGCGTCGCCGACGGCATGGAGCGCTTCCTCGCCGGCGAGGTGCACGCCAAGGTGCTCGACCACCACGACTACAACCGCCGCGCGATCGAGCAGTTCGAGCGTGCCATCCACGGCCGGCACGGCCACGACGACGACGAGGACTGA
- a CDS encoding endonuclease/exonuclease/phosphatase family protein, whose protein sequence is MKKLLCTVAASLVAGLVVVAPSTPAEARGSMNIRVGTFNVLTVSMDTTDGNRRPWRDRRGTIIRQVLDERLDVLGAQEINQGKYFRARLVDGITQMTDLRNGLNKAGGTYALTNTAGFNCVDPSTNYKCTYRYRAASGDNRILYNTSKLRLVRQGTYKYRNQGSTFTSYLPWATFRTRATGYEFTFASTHLTTTSDSLRRAQWSELIKKMTYLRDHYARPVMVVGDFNAQKFSKIAEIYLPAMRRAGFGDVTGQQAYESRITRPRAQRRINGFINSWNRMDRNVKNYSYYDDRTRMGNTIDYIFASNALAVPEYKLCLNYGSDLQVNGVMPSDHNMLRATITLG, encoded by the coding sequence ATGAAGAAGCTTCTGTGCACCGTCGCCGCGAGCCTCGTCGCCGGCCTCGTCGTCGTCGCCCCCTCGACCCCCGCCGAGGCCCGGGGCTCGATGAACATCCGGGTCGGGACCTTCAACGTGCTGACCGTCAGCATGGACACCACCGACGGCAACCGTCGTCCGTGGCGTGACCGCCGCGGCACCATCATCCGGCAGGTCCTCGACGAGCGCCTCGACGTCCTCGGCGCGCAGGAGATCAACCAGGGCAAGTACTTCCGCGCCCGCCTGGTCGACGGGATCACGCAGATGACCGACCTGCGCAACGGCCTCAACAAGGCCGGCGGCACCTACGCCCTGACCAACACCGCCGGATTCAACTGCGTGGACCCCAGCACGAACTACAAGTGCACCTACCGGTACCGCGCCGCCTCCGGCGACAACCGGATCCTCTACAACACCAGCAAGCTCAGGCTGGTCAGGCAGGGCACGTACAAGTACCGCAACCAGGGCTCCACGTTCACGTCCTACCTGCCCTGGGCGACCTTCCGCACCCGCGCCACGGGCTACGAGTTCACCTTCGCCAGCACCCACCTGACCACCACCAGCGACAGCCTCCGCCGCGCCCAGTGGAGCGAGCTGATCAAGAAGATGACCTACCTGCGCGACCACTACGCCCGGCCGGTCATGGTGGTGGGGGACTTCAACGCCCAGAAGTTCAGCAAGATCGCCGAGATCTACCTGCCGGCGATGCGTCGGGCGGGCTTCGGCGACGTCACCGGGCAGCAGGCCTACGAGAGCCGGATCACCCGTCCCCGGGCCCAGCGCCGGATCAACGGGTTCATCAACTCGTGGAACCGCATGGACCGCAACGTGAAGAACTACAGCTACTACGACGACCGCACCCGCATGGGGAACACGATCGACTACATCTTCGCCTCCAACGCGCTGGCGGTCCCGGAGTACAAGCTCTGCCTCAACTACGGCAGCGACCTGCAGGTCAACGGCGTCATGCCCTCCGACCACAACATGCTCAGGGCCACCATCACCCTGGGCTGA
- the panC gene encoding pantoate--beta-alanine ligase codes for MTPPVVEPVETTPRVVRTREELDDALAPVRAAGGHVVLVPTMGALHDGHASLVRDARAALRPGGAVVVSIFVNPLQFGAGEDLDRYPRTFEADLEVCRAEGADVVFAPTAEEVYPGGEPEVTLDPGPLGSVLEGAVRPTHFRGVLTVVAKLFGLVRPDVGVFGEKDYQQLVLIRRMAADLCLGVQVHGATTVREADGLALSSRNRYLSGDDRQTALALSAALRAGAQQEAHGAEAVLAAARAVLEARPEVAVDYLALTAPDLHAPPPSGPARLLVAARVGTTRLIDNTPIVLGAR; via the coding sequence GTGACCCCTCCGGTGGTCGAGCCTGTCGAGACCACCCCCCGGGTCGTCCGGACCCGCGAGGAGCTCGACGACGCGCTCGCACCCGTGCGCGCCGCCGGCGGACACGTCGTGCTCGTGCCGACGATGGGCGCCCTGCACGACGGCCACGCGAGCCTGGTGCGCGACGCCCGGGCCGCCCTCCGGCCGGGCGGGGCCGTGGTGGTCTCGATCTTCGTCAACCCGCTGCAGTTCGGGGCGGGGGAGGACCTCGACCGCTACCCCCGCACCTTCGAGGCCGACCTCGAGGTGTGCCGGGCCGAGGGGGCCGACGTGGTGTTCGCCCCGACGGCCGAGGAGGTCTACCCCGGCGGCGAGCCCGAGGTGACGCTCGACCCGGGACCGCTCGGCTCGGTGCTCGAGGGTGCGGTCCGGCCGACCCACTTCCGGGGCGTGCTGACCGTGGTCGCCAAGCTGTTCGGCCTGGTCCGGCCCGACGTCGGGGTCTTCGGCGAGAAGGACTACCAGCAGCTCGTCCTGATCCGCCGCATGGCTGCCGACCTGTGCCTCGGCGTGCAGGTGCACGGCGCCACGACCGTCCGTGAGGCCGACGGCCTCGCGCTGTCGAGCCGCAACCGCTACCTCTCCGGCGACGACCGGCAGACCGCGCTCGCCCTCTCCGCCGCGCTGCGCGCCGGCGCGCAGCAGGAGGCGCACGGCGCCGAGGCCGTGCTCGCCGCCGCGCGGGCGGTGCTCGAGGCCCGACCGGAGGTGGCCGTCGACTACCTCGCCCTCACCGCGCCCGACCTCCACGCACCACCTCCCTCGGGACCCGCCCGCCTGCTCGTCGCCGCGCGCGTGGGCACGACCCGCCTGATCGACAACACCCCGATCGTCCTAGGAGCACGCTGA
- a CDS encoding CDP-glycerol glycerophosphotransferase family protein, with product MSSWGRLARAARHRLRGARERLGCRTRLVGLVRPEPWTTQAHLDALAEALREVSPTAVLLVARGDDDPVAGCDGTDLLLRLEPDAVLDPAVLRGAVDLARERGLPVVCPAGRGGPADPRNVVAPAARWTSTDASPLTARAVDVAATLGDATPGVAGAWWTPGAGDSHLPLAEQRRFRVDLAEERTRGLLELLRDLPPSLAALDLEEDLLARHLPRAYVDAIGGGPAHLEALRPLVRDLVEGHRVAHVPVSARRAAYAAAHGTWEDLALLLDHDGDHPTGLPYDAPSGLVDLPDGLSAAVSTMPEEWRRIEDVDRVSHAALLHAWREGDETHLLGVAWTDYRPGLEPDVQLGMGGVWLDTYVRPWEDGQVAVAVGRAHEHHVAAGFRVVAATGTELSYVRVGTSGRHHVIEPDWIPDPPRGAPRVVAAEVGDATLRVTLDAPVDRPGTLVGPRGRAHAGSLEGRVLTLPLTATSLGADGPLPSGRYRLDGPDVGAHPRLLAEPSDLHEGATGVALGVGPAGRLQVHVGTALTTTERSARGQRVLRERPPVRRPRTVLLEAFHGRSADDNVGPVARALHDRAPDLDLALVVDDPRVTPPPGVRAVVRRSAEWHELLRGAAAYVGNAAAPSWWTKPPGMVHLQTWHGTPLKRIGEDRGPGDLAVWRHRRDVAAQAAGWDALVSANPLSSRAFRTAFRYDGPMLESGYPRNDLLVDPERRAATGARVRRALGLSVDQRVVLYAPTWREHAGVRDAKPLFLDAPGVTAALPDAVVLVRGHYNAGGSADAFAGAQRVVDVTRFPDVAPLFCAADVLVTDYSSVMFDFALLDRPIVLLTPDLEHYRDVERGFYVDLESHAPGELVRTTSDVVDLLRAEDTGAAARAAFREEFCPWDDGRAAGRAADWVLAQLA from the coding sequence ATGAGCAGCTGGGGACGACTCGCGCGCGCCGCTCGCCACCGGCTCAGGGGAGCGCGTGAGCGCCTGGGCTGCCGGACCCGGCTCGTCGGCCTGGTGCGGCCCGAGCCCTGGACCACGCAGGCCCACCTCGACGCGCTGGCCGAGGCCCTGCGCGAGGTCTCGCCGACGGCCGTGCTCCTCGTGGCCCGAGGCGACGACGACCCGGTGGCCGGCTGCGACGGGACCGACCTGCTGCTGCGGCTCGAGCCCGACGCGGTCCTCGACCCGGCGGTGCTCCGCGGAGCGGTCGACCTCGCGCGCGAGCGGGGGCTGCCCGTGGTGTGCCCGGCCGGCCGGGGCGGGCCGGCAGACCCGCGCAACGTGGTCGCGCCCGCGGCGCGCTGGACCTCCACGGACGCCTCGCCGCTGACCGCCCGAGCGGTGGACGTGGCGGCGACCCTGGGCGACGCCACGCCGGGGGTGGCCGGTGCCTGGTGGACCCCGGGCGCCGGGGACTCGCACCTGCCCCTCGCGGAGCAGCGGCGCTTCCGGGTGGACCTCGCCGAGGAGCGGACCCGCGGCCTCCTCGAGCTCCTGCGCGACCTGCCCCCGTCGCTCGCGGCGCTCGACCTGGAGGAGGACCTGCTCGCCCGCCACCTGCCGCGGGCCTACGTCGACGCGATCGGCGGCGGCCCGGCCCACCTCGAGGCGCTGCGGCCCCTCGTTCGCGACCTCGTGGAGGGCCACCGGGTCGCGCACGTCCCGGTCTCGGCCCGCCGGGCGGCGTACGCCGCGGCGCACGGCACCTGGGAGGACCTCGCGCTGCTGCTCGACCACGACGGCGACCACCCGACCGGCCTGCCCTACGACGCCCCCTCCGGGCTGGTCGATCTCCCCGACGGGCTGAGCGCGGCGGTCTCCACCATGCCCGAGGAGTGGCGCCGCATCGAGGACGTCGACCGGGTCAGCCACGCCGCGCTGCTCCACGCCTGGCGGGAGGGCGACGAGACCCACCTGCTCGGCGTCGCGTGGACCGACTACCGCCCCGGCCTCGAGCCCGACGTCCAGCTCGGCATGGGCGGGGTGTGGCTGGACACCTACGTCCGCCCCTGGGAGGACGGCCAGGTCGCCGTCGCGGTCGGCCGGGCGCACGAGCACCACGTCGCGGCCGGGTTCCGGGTGGTCGCGGCGACCGGCACCGAGCTGTCCTACGTCCGGGTCGGCACCTCGGGGCGCCACCACGTGATCGAGCCCGACTGGATCCCCGACCCACCCCGAGGCGCGCCGCGCGTCGTGGCGGCGGAGGTCGGTGACGCGACGCTGCGGGTGACCCTCGACGCGCCCGTCGACCGGCCGGGCACCCTGGTCGGTCCACGCGGCCGCGCCCACGCCGGCTCGCTCGAGGGCCGCGTCCTCACGCTGCCGCTGACCGCCACCAGCCTCGGTGCCGACGGCCCGCTCCCCTCAGGTCGCTACCGCCTCGACGGCCCGGACGTCGGGGCCCACCCGCGACTGCTCGCGGAGCCGTCCGACCTGCACGAGGGCGCCACGGGCGTCGCGCTCGGCGTCGGCCCGGCCGGCCGGCTCCAGGTCCACGTCGGCACCGCCCTCACCACGACCGAGCGCAGCGCCCGGGGGCAGCGGGTCCTGCGCGAGCGACCGCCCGTCCGCCGTCCGCGCACGGTCCTGCTCGAGGCCTTCCACGGCCGCTCCGCCGACGACAACGTCGGTCCGGTGGCGCGGGCGCTGCACGACCGCGCCCCCGACCTCGACCTCGCCCTGGTGGTCGACGACCCGCGGGTGACGCCCCCGCCCGGCGTGCGGGCCGTCGTACGCCGGTCGGCGGAGTGGCACGAGCTGCTCCGCGGCGCCGCGGCGTACGTCGGCAACGCGGCGGCGCCGTCGTGGTGGACCAAGCCGCCGGGGATGGTCCACCTGCAGACCTGGCACGGCACGCCGTTGAAGCGGATCGGCGAGGACCGGGGCCCGGGGGACCTGGCCGTGTGGCGGCACCGCCGCGACGTCGCCGCGCAGGCAGCGGGCTGGGACGCGCTGGTCTCGGCCAACCCGCTGTCCTCCCGCGCCTTCCGCACGGCGTTCCGTTACGACGGCCCGATGCTCGAGTCGGGCTACCCCCGCAACGACCTGCTGGTGGACCCGGAGCGACGGGCCGCCACCGGCGCGCGCGTGCGCCGGGCGCTCGGCCTCTCCGTGGACCAGCGCGTCGTGCTCTACGCCCCCACGTGGCGGGAGCACGCCGGGGTGCGGGACGCCAAGCCGCTCTTCCTCGACGCGCCGGGCGTGACCGCCGCGCTGCCCGACGCGGTCGTGCTGGTGCGCGGGCACTACAACGCCGGCGGGTCGGCGGACGCGTTCGCCGGCGCGCAGCGCGTGGTCGACGTGACCCGCTTCCCCGACGTCGCGCCGCTGTTCTGCGCGGCCGACGTCCTGGTCACCGACTACTCCTCGGTGATGTTCGACTTCGCGCTGCTCGACCGCCCGATCGTCCTGCTGACCCCCGACCTGGAGCACTACCGCGACGTCGAGCGCGGGTTCTACGTCGACCTGGAGTCGCACGCCCCCGGCGAGCTGGTGCGCACGACCTCCGACGTGGTCGACCTGCTCCGGGCCGAGGACACCGGGGCGGCGGCCCGGGCGGCGTTCCGTGAGGAGTTCTGCCCGTGGGACGACGGCCGTGCCGCCGGTCGCGCGGCGGACTGGGTGCTCGCGCAGCTGGCCTGA
- a CDS encoding Rossmann-like and DUF2520 domain-containing protein: MTDLVTPAVPSLRVGVVGAGRVGAVLGAALRAAGAHVTAVAAESDASRARAEVLLPGVATAKPTSVARSCDLLLLTVPDDMLENVAVQLAASGALRAGQYVAHTSGRHGLAVLAAVRRVGARPLALHPAMTFTGTPLDLDRLPGCAFGVTTDADDTARLAQSLVDALAGRLVAVPEEKRSLYHAGLAHGANHLVTLVTQAMGLLRESGAEDPAATLRPLLTAALDNALTMGDAALTGPIVRGDVETVRAHLEVMARTAPDTIPSYVALARATANSAVLDGRLLPIRAAKLVGVLNDALEKVTA; encoded by the coding sequence ATGACCGACCTGGTCACCCCTGCTGTCCCCTCGCTGCGCGTGGGCGTCGTCGGCGCCGGCCGAGTGGGCGCGGTGCTGGGCGCCGCGCTGCGGGCCGCCGGTGCCCACGTCACCGCCGTGGCCGCCGAGTCCGACGCCTCGCGCGCCCGCGCCGAGGTGCTGCTCCCCGGGGTGGCCACGGCCAAGCCCACCTCGGTCGCGCGCTCCTGCGACCTGCTCCTGCTGACCGTCCCCGACGACATGCTCGAGAACGTCGCGGTCCAGCTCGCCGCCTCCGGCGCCCTGCGGGCCGGCCAGTACGTCGCCCACACCTCCGGCCGCCACGGGCTCGCGGTCCTCGCCGCCGTACGCCGGGTCGGGGCCCGCCCGCTCGCGCTGCACCCCGCGATGACCTTCACCGGCACGCCCCTCGACCTCGACCGGCTGCCCGGGTGCGCGTTCGGCGTCACCACCGACGCCGACGACACGGCCCGTCTGGCGCAGTCCCTGGTCGACGCGCTCGCCGGACGGCTGGTCGCCGTGCCCGAGGAGAAGCGGTCGCTCTACCACGCGGGCCTGGCCCACGGCGCCAACCACCTGGTCACGCTGGTGACCCAGGCGATGGGCCTGCTGCGGGAGTCGGGGGCCGAGGACCCGGCCGCCACCCTCCGCCCGCTGCTCACCGCGGCGCTGGACAACGCGCTGACGATGGGCGACGCGGCCCTGACCGGCCCGATCGTCCGCGGCGACGTCGAGACCGTGCGCGCCCACCTCGAGGTGATGGCCCGCACCGCGCCCGACACCATCCCGTCCTACGTCGCGTTGGCGCGCGCGACCGCCAACTCCGCCGTCCTGGACGGCCGCCTGCTGCCGATCCGCGCGGCCAAGCTCGTGGGCGTCCTCAACGACGCCCTCGAGAAGGTGACTGCGTGA